One region of Priestia megaterium genomic DNA includes:
- a CDS encoding carbohydrate ABC transporter permease — MSLKTNTSIQEEEKRTPSFSFPLFSFKNISKSRHLWLFLLPGFVIYTVFFALPTLSALFLSTTDWNGLSSQFSFVGFQNFKEILTNDAIFTQSLTNNLKFTIGVLIFQTLLSLGFALLLYRNSAWNTFYRSLFFVPTIISSVSIAFTWNFMYDPNIGGVNLFLSKIGLKHWTQSWIGNGHIAIYSLAFVQFWAHTGQMLIIFVAGIQAIPSELYEAASIDGATRWQKFKRITWPLLAPATTMVVAYTTIQSFKAFDLIIAMTNGGPSNSTEILSTLLYHEAFINFRFGYASAISVVFMIVIALLTFLQFRVLRLTKM, encoded by the coding sequence GTGTCGCTAAAAACTAATACGTCTATTCAAGAGGAAGAAAAGAGAACCCCTTCGTTCTCTTTTCCTCTCTTTTCATTTAAAAATATCTCTAAAAGCAGGCATCTATGGTTGTTTTTGCTTCCTGGTTTTGTCATATATACGGTTTTCTTTGCATTGCCAACGCTTTCTGCTTTATTTTTAAGTACAACTGATTGGAATGGATTGTCTTCTCAGTTCTCATTTGTAGGGTTTCAAAACTTCAAAGAAATTTTAACAAACGATGCTATTTTCACACAGTCGCTTACAAACAACTTAAAGTTCACAATTGGCGTGCTGATCTTTCAAACGTTATTGAGCTTAGGCTTTGCACTTTTACTTTATAGAAATTCTGCATGGAATACATTTTATCGCTCACTCTTTTTTGTACCGACGATTATTTCGTCCGTGTCGATTGCGTTCACGTGGAACTTTATGTATGACCCCAACATTGGAGGAGTTAACCTATTTTTAAGTAAAATAGGCCTTAAGCATTGGACACAGTCTTGGATTGGAAATGGACATATCGCCATTTACAGCTTGGCTTTTGTACAATTTTGGGCACATACTGGTCAAATGCTTATTATTTTTGTAGCTGGAATTCAAGCTATTCCCAGTGAGTTATATGAAGCTGCTAGTATTGATGGAGCAACACGATGGCAAAAATTCAAGCGCATTACGTGGCCTCTTTTAGCTCCAGCTACGACAATGGTTGTGGCTTATACGACCATACAAAGCTTTAAAGCATTTGATTTAATCATTGCAATGACAAATGGAGGTCCCTCCAACTCAACTGAAATTCTTTCGACACTTCTTTATCACGAAGCTTTTATTAATTTTCGTTTTGGCTATGCCTCTGCCATTTCCGTTGTATTTATGATTGTGATTGCTCTTTTAACGTTTCTTCAATTTCGCGTACTTCGCCTGACCAAAATGTAA
- a CDS encoding ABC transporter substrate-binding protein has translation MKKLLILLAMLTVIIAGCGKNSSTSGDSSDSSKKVTINFTHWRGEDTKAFDSIIEQFEKKNPNIHVEMTVFPSDSYQSQIQGSLLSGEGIDVFASFPGSQFETIRKANGFAKLDDQNLLSKFDEKLIQAGKADNTQYALPYQLVYNIPVYNKGIFEKLNLDVPKDWNSFLKTAETLKKNGYTPILFSGDVSPSQFINPMIMNNEPTNNALHEVETGKRKLTDEWFIKTLSQIKELNDKGYFQKDALGTKKESAAALFAQEKGAMLAQGSYMMATVKQQNPKIDQGLLAPITVDQDKAKYEGVHTTTFLLGVAEKSKHKEAAKKFLTFLADPKISSEYANATGQLLTVKDVKYDSPELKESAKWKDKKTVFQPRFTILNERVSKAVETSVQDVLSGMSAKKAAEKAQGEVERVAKN, from the coding sequence ATGAAAAAATTATTAATTCTGTTAGCAATGCTCACCGTGATCATCGCCGGCTGCGGCAAAAACAGTTCAACAAGCGGCGACAGCAGCGATTCTTCAAAAAAAGTAACCATTAACTTTACGCATTGGCGAGGAGAAGATACGAAAGCCTTTGATTCTATCATTGAGCAATTTGAAAAGAAAAACCCAAATATTCATGTAGAGATGACCGTCTTTCCTTCGGATTCATATCAATCACAAATTCAAGGATCTCTACTCTCTGGAGAAGGCATCGATGTATTTGCTAGTTTTCCAGGAAGTCAATTTGAAACGATTCGCAAAGCAAACGGTTTTGCAAAGCTGGACGACCAAAACTTACTCAGCAAATTTGACGAAAAGCTAATCCAAGCGGGTAAAGCGGATAATACGCAATATGCTCTTCCTTATCAGCTAGTCTATAACATCCCTGTCTATAACAAAGGCATTTTTGAAAAACTAAATTTAGATGTTCCTAAAGACTGGAATAGCTTTTTAAAAACAGCTGAAACATTAAAGAAAAATGGTTACACGCCGATTTTATTTTCAGGAGACGTAAGTCCTTCTCAATTTATTAACCCAATGATTATGAATAACGAACCTACAAATAACGCCCTTCACGAAGTAGAAACGGGCAAGCGCAAGCTAACTGATGAATGGTTTATCAAAACCCTATCTCAAATTAAAGAATTAAATGATAAAGGTTACTTCCAAAAAGATGCTCTTGGTACGAAAAAAGAAAGTGCTGCAGCACTTTTCGCTCAGGAAAAAGGCGCAATGCTTGCTCAAGGTTCTTATATGATGGCTACAGTCAAACAGCAAAATCCAAAGATTGATCAAGGTTTGCTTGCACCGATTACAGTGGATCAAGATAAAGCCAAATACGAAGGTGTTCATACCACAACATTCTTATTAGGTGTTGCTGAAAAATCAAAACATAAAGAAGCTGCTAAGAAATTTTTAACTTTCCTTGCAGATCCAAAGATTTCTTCTGAGTATGCAAATGCTACTGGCCAGTTATTAACGGTCAAAGACGTGAAATATGATTCACCTGAACTCAAAGAAAGCGCAAAGTGGAAAGACAAAAAAACGGTCTTCCAACCTCGATTTACCATTTTAAATGAGCGCGTATCAAAAGCTGTTGAAACATCTGTACAGGACGTACTATCCGGTATGTCAGCGAAAAAAGCTGCTGAAAAAGCACAAGGAGAGGTAGAACGTGTCGCTAAAAACTAA
- a CDS encoding carbohydrate ABC transporter permease: MKQNPFRHLILGIYGLIILLPLSLVLLTTFKTTPELYSNPIGLPAGWNIENYKQLLVNEPIFGYIQNSVIVTVFSTFFILWFSSMIAYAIIQLPQKLGWIVYGFFVCGMIVPTQVNMIPVFLLMNKLGLVNTLTGVIIVSISFLLPIGVFIITGFMKTLPKELFEAARMDGASEWKIYSKIALRLSIPSMATVGIFSFVIVWNDLLFPLLLLKSKEVKTLPIALLDFQGEFLTNYPMLFSAVVLSSIPLLIAYVFLQKHFISGMTSGALK; the protein is encoded by the coding sequence ATGAAACAAAATCCATTCAGACATCTGATTTTAGGGATATACGGTTTAATCATTCTTTTGCCCTTAAGCTTGGTTTTATTAACAACCTTTAAAACAACGCCTGAACTTTACAGCAACCCAATTGGATTACCAGCAGGCTGGAATATTGAAAATTATAAACAGCTGCTCGTCAATGAACCCATCTTTGGCTATATTCAAAACAGCGTGATTGTTACCGTCTTTAGCACGTTTTTTATTCTATGGTTTTCAAGCATGATTGCTTACGCTATTATTCAGCTACCTCAAAAGCTTGGATGGATTGTATACGGCTTTTTTGTTTGCGGAATGATTGTCCCTACTCAAGTCAATATGATTCCTGTCTTTTTGCTGATGAATAAGCTTGGACTGGTCAATACGCTAACAGGGGTCATTATCGTCTCCATAAGTTTTTTGCTTCCTATCGGTGTGTTTATTATAACGGGGTTTATGAAAACTTTGCCAAAGGAACTATTCGAAGCCGCTCGCATGGACGGGGCGTCAGAGTGGAAAATATATTCAAAAATCGCTCTTCGACTCTCCATACCTTCAATGGCTACAGTAGGAATTTTTTCGTTTGTGATCGTGTGGAATGATCTGTTATTCCCTTTGCTATTATTAAAATCTAAAGAAGTAAAAACGCTGCCTATTGCATTATTGGACTTTCAAGGGGAATTTCTAACCAATTACCCTATGCTGTTTTCAGCAGTCGTTCTTTCTTCTATTCCATTATTGATTGCGTACGTGTTTTTGCAAAAGCATTTCATTTCAGGAATGACCTCTGGGGCATTAAAATAG